AGAGTAAAGAGAACTGAGGAtgagtttgacctttttataacTTGCAacctaatattaaaataataataaaagttcatttattattattttagttgatttaaatttaaacaatattaaattattatttttgaacaaattcaaacactaaatttataattattcttAATAATTAGATGATTAGatctaaaagtttttttttgcaGATACCTTTGATTAGTTTGCTCAATTTCCCTTTCCCTTTCGATTCTAAATATTTTTCCACCTTATCTTTTCCcttctcttctttttcctttattCAAAACTGTTAAAACATGTCACAACCAGACACATCCATCATTTTCCCTTCCTTTCAAACCAAATCCAATCTCAAATCCTCACTCTACACTCTCATCGATGGCACCCACGGCGGCCCTCTCTTCTCCGACACCGCACACCTGGCATGCTCTCCCAGTTGTATAACCGGAGTTATTTATCGTCGCCGTAATGGCAATTCTGGTAATTTTGCATCTGTCTCAATGGCAGAGAAGGGAGACCAGAAAACTGTTTCTATGTCTATGCCACCTGTCGGAGACGAAGGTGTTGTTGAATTGTTTGCGCCTACCTCGGCTCAGCTGTTGAAACATCCTTTGGCTATGTTGAGTTATTATGTTCCGAGAGATGCTGCTATTTTCTTGGCCGGCGCTATTGCTGGCGCCGCGGCTAAAACTGTTACGGCTCCGCTTGACCGTATCAAGCTGCTTATGCaggtgtttttatttttgttatgtaTTTTGACTTTTTCTTTGGCGTTACAAAAAATGCAGCGGTTTGGTGTTTTTCTAGGTAGTacagacacttcattcaattagCGGTCTTGTTTTTGAAACATTTCGGatacgaaacttcattttttttacaaattaggaaccttaaaataacatcaTTTGGCCGCGTATGTGTCCAAGTGTCCCCTTTTTTTGTGTCTGTGTCCTGCTATTAGGTGTTTATAGAATTGTTTAGTTATTTTACTTCATGATTTTGATGTGACAATTATACAGACCCATGGAGTGAGGATTGGGCAAGAAAGTGCTAACAAGGCAATTGGTTTTATTGAGGTAAATACcagtttattaatttgatttactAGCATTGTGTTTGTTTCAAAAGTATTtgaataattgaattaaattgagTTTTACATGGTCAATTCTACTGCTTGGAAAAAGTCAGTTTCTAGAATTCAAGTCTTTCAACTTccagaaatatttaaaaatcaaggCATGTAGGCTTTTTGAAAGAAATGAATAATGCCGATGTGACATAGTTTTGCagaaatttaattgaatttttattattcacaAAATTCAGTTTCCAAGGTGGAATGGAAAGTTTATTCAAATTTCGTGAACAATCATTTGCGAATTTAAAGAATCAAATATAATCCTTGCTTTttcaatttgaaactgttttatccAAATGCATAGTTAGTGTTTCTTTAATGGTGTGTGCCAATTTGTATGATGAATTGCAGGCCACAACATTGATAGGGAAAGAAGAAGGGTTAAAAGGGTACTGGAAAGGAAACCTTCCTCAGGTTCCTTTCATTGTTTTTTAGTTTTCGGTACTTGAAATTTGTTCATTTTTCCATTATAGATGTACCCATGATGTAGTTTccaattttgaaatgttttgtttatctTAGGTGATTCGGATTATACCTTATAGTGCTGTCCAGCTCTTAGCTTATGAAACTTACAAGGTAATAGCAAAATTGTCTCTAAATAATTCTGAGAACAATATTTTATGCACCCGGATTTATCATTGTTTAAGATGTTTTGACTTGTCTTTGTCGATCTTGTAGAAACTTTTTTCCGGAAAGGATGGTAATCTCTCTGTTATTGGGAGACTCGCTGCAGGGGCTTGTGCAGGCATGACATCCACTTTTGTAAGTTAGTAGATTGggatgaaaaaatattttccgtGAAATTGTAATCTCTGGGCTGCAATTGGGTGTCCATAATGATAGTATTTGTATTCCAAGATAATGTGTGGATTCTCTTATGCTTTCAAGTTTACTTTGTGCTTGGTCTGTTGGtcatcttatttttttttcttttaccttttttttcgATTCTTAAATATCAGTTTTACATGTAATTGCATGTTTATTTAAATCCTTATTTTCTCCCCTTCTATATGTCTAGGTAACATACCCTCTGGATGTTCTTAGATTGCGGTTAGCAGTTGAGCCAGGGTACCGGACTATGTCTGAGGTATGGTTGACcctttgattattttttttaatgactaGATGCTCTGTTTTTTCAATGGTCGTTTTTAGAATTGCTGCAGATTGCCTTAAACATGTTACGGGAGGAAGGAGTTGCATCCTTTTATTATGGTCTCGGGCCTTCTCTCATCAGCATCGCTCCTTATATTGCTgtcaatttttgcatttttgatTTGTAAGCTCTTTAATCCCTCAACATTTTATTAAAGGAGAAATCAGTTTGTATCTTACATATTGACCCCTTTGCAGGGTTAAAAAGTCTTTGCCGGAGAAATATCAAAAAACAGCTCAGGCATCTCTACTAACAGCTGTGGCATCTGCTGCTGTTGCAACTCTCACATGTTATCCTTTGGACACTATTAGAAGACAAATGCAAATGAAGGGAACGCCATACAAGTCTGTTTTGGATGCCTTTCCTGGTAATTCGACACATCTGTAGTAAACTTGCTAAGTTGCTATATATAGAGTTAAAAGCACTTGAGTCATATCAGGTCTGAGAACACATTAAATTATTTGCTTGTATTGTAAGGAATGTAG
This region of Mercurialis annua linkage group LG1-X, ddMerAnnu1.2, whole genome shotgun sequence genomic DNA includes:
- the LOC126665261 gene encoding probable envelope ADP,ATP carrier protein, chloroplastic, producing the protein MSQPDTSIIFPSFQTKSNLKSSLYTLIDGTHGGPLFSDTAHLACSPSCITGVIYRRRNGNSGNFASVSMAEKGDQKTVSMSMPPVGDEGVVELFAPTSAQLLKHPLAMLSYYVPRDAAIFLAGAIAGAAAKTVTAPLDRIKLLMQTHGVRIGQESANKAIGFIEATTLIGKEEGLKGYWKGNLPQVIRIIPYSAVQLLAYETYKKLFSGKDGNLSVIGRLAAGACAGMTSTFVTYPLDVLRLRLAVEPGYRTMSEIALNMLREEGVASFYYGLGPSLISIAPYIAVNFCIFDLVKKSLPEKYQKTAQASLLTAVASAAVATLTCYPLDTIRRQMQMKGTPYKSVLDAFPGIIQRDGVIGLYRGFVPNALKNLPNSSIRLTTFDMVKRLIATSEREFQKIVEENRKKHGQNANI